In Blattabacterium cuenoti, the genomic window ATTATATTCAGTTTTCAATCTAGCAATTCTTCTCCTAAGAAATCTAATTTTCATAGGATTTTTTATGATTTTAATATGATGATTAAATTTTATATTATGGTAATCTTTTTGATCTTTATCAATTTGTTTTATCAAATCATGAATTGATAAATTTTTTATATCTAAATTATTCATAATTTTATTTCATTAGAAGAAATAAATTTCATTTTTATAGGAAGTTTTTGAGCTGCTAACCTTAATGCTTCCTTAGCTACATTCATCTCTACTCCATCTAT contains:
- the rpmC gene encoding 50S ribosomal protein L29, which produces MNNLDIKNLSIHDLIKQIDKDQKDYHNIKFNHHIKIIKNPMKIRFLRRRIARLKTEYNKKINDKRI